A stretch of DNA from Larus michahellis chromosome 19, bLarMic1.1, whole genome shotgun sequence:
CTGTGACATGGCCACGCAGCACCTCTGCCTCCAAAACCCATCAGCCACCGCTGCTCCTCCATGTCATTCTTCGGCTGCTTttacagctcctctctgccccttcGCAGGACACGCATCACACCAGGCACCCCAACCCTCCCACCAAAGGGGCTCATTTGGGCAAAAAAAGGGACGGGGAGAGCCACCAGTGTCCAGAGAACCAAAACGAGCGGCAGCACAAGCAGCACCGTTCTCTCTCACCTTACACTCAGGCATAAACCTACAAAGGTATCGGAGCCGCCAGCTCCCGTGGGCGTGAGTGAAAGCATCGACCTGAAGCTCCTAATTATCTCTGTGGATCTGTGCCTTCATGCTATGTAAAGTGATTTGAGAACTGAACGTCTGACTGCGTTTTCTGGCTAACCGGGATGGCAGAGGAAGTTGATTTTCCAATATCTTGCTTTTTGAGATCTAATACTactttgtgtatttattttaacgAACAGCGGGTGCTACAGACTGCCAGAGCTTGCCAATTCAAGTAACACGGGAAATTCTGTTGTAGCCTAAACATCTGTGAGAATACACCCCGGCACATCCTCCGCACTGCGCAGTGTTTATAGACCGTTAACAGGGGAACAGGCTCTACCCGCTGAAACACATTGATCACCGCCCAGTCGTTAGTCTTGAGTTTGGCTTTTCATTCCGTGGACTTGCCCCGCGGCCCCTGGGCTGGACCCGCTGCAGACCACCGATGGCATTTTaccctctctttccttttctccatttaaattatttactgCTGCTCCACTGCAATTTCACCGTCCTCCCCTTATGAGAGGAGAGCCACAAGACTGCTGGGGGAAGAGAAACTGCAGAACGGCCCCAGCCACACCAACCTCCTGAATCTGCCCGTGCTGGTGACGCCGCTGCTCTCCCACAAAAGGAACCGACCGGGTGCCAACACTCAAATGGATCTCCCAAGTCACCCTTTTGTATCAAGCTCACGTTTTACTAGTAATTTCAGAATCAAATGCAGGAAGCCAGTTTGGTCTACAGAAATACTATGCACTTATCTCCAAATGAATTTTAAGCCCCTCTTTTTAAGGACAGCGTTTAACAGTAAATCAGTGAGCTCTCACAGCCTGGTCTCCAATTCTGGTAAGAGAAGACGGATTCAGATTTGAACAGACTGGAGCCTTTCTGGAGTCTGAGCAGTAGTTCTCGCACAACCAAATGTCACAATTAGAAACTGAGCGTAGAAAGAGTCCCCAGGGTAATACGAAAAAGACATCACCTTATGAAAAAGCATCAGAATGAACCTGTGAAATAAACAGCAACTGGACAACTGTCTTCTACAGAAGATGGAAGTTAACGGTAGAAGAATATAATTACATCTTAAACAGTCAGTCAGTCTGAATGTACAGGGGCGCTAGATCCCTACAGATCTGTGACGAAAGCGCTCTATCCCTACAGATCTGTGACGAAAGCTAATGGCCAAAACCAGCTGGTCCCCTCCAGTCCCAAAGGGAGACTGGGTTGCGATTCACTCTTCACCAGCTGGAAGATTGTCTTCAATCCGCCTGATGAACTTCATTCTAATTTCTGTGACGCTGTCACCCTTCAGTGTGTCCTGGACAAATTTTACATCTACGGCCATCTGAACctagggaagaggaaagaagagcTGTTACCTCCCTCCAACAGCCGCTTCTCTAGGACTTGCCTGACTGTGAAGACCGAGTTTAAGGACTCTGAGGGCATGACACACAAATGCAGAGCTCTACAGAAGCACTCGCTACTTTTCAGGATCACACCCTCCTTGTACACCGTGGCCTACAGGGTAGACAGCAGGCACCTTTCCTTGGCAAATGTACCTCCCACAGTGTAACCAGTGCTCCCTGCAGAGATCAGGGCCAGCTTCGTGCTGGGCTATGCGTCCTGCTGCTCCACACATGCTCCTCAAAAATTTCAGCTAAGCAAGACAATCAAGCCTAAATACAGACTCCTGAATTGGAGACACAGCTGTTCTCTTGTTCCAGCAAATTCCCAACTAGGGCTCACAGCAGTGATAAAGTGAAGATTTTGAAGCTTCATAAACATTCAAGGAGATACTAGTGCCTCTACTTGGGCCACAAGAGGAAGGGGCTTGGTCAGGAACTCTGGGACTCACAGCAGCCGAGCGCTCCTGTAGCTCTGCTCTTCTGGGAATGGATTTCACatccaaagcaaacacagacTAGACAATAAAGTATGTGCTGATACCTTGGTCGTTCTTATTTCTGTCTCACTGGAAGAGAGACCTTGGCTCACCATTTCCAGGGCACCTCGCAGCACTCCACACAACAGGTTGGAATAGATGAGAGACGAGTGGTTGTCAGGGAGCTCAACAAAGTCCACCAAGGGGTTATTTTCCAAGATCAGGGAGAACTCATCGCCTCCAGGACTCCAGTTGGTGATGCTCGGGGTGATGCCCAGGTACATTTTAAATGCTATCTGTTACGTCAAACAGTATGAACAAGAACACGTCCCATGAAGCAACAGCACGGCTTTGGTCTTTATCAAGTTACTAAAGGGTTTTGAAAACACCATTCCTTTCTCCCATTTCCCACCGGTCATCAGTAGTCAGAGATCTAATTcgttttcctccccaaaaccGCAGTCAAACTCTCAGAACAGTCCTGCGAGTAGCAAAGACTCTATCCTCACACGCAAAACTGGACAAAGCTGTGCTTTGACAACTAcctttgcaataacatctgcaGTTTCACGGAAATCATGGCACCTTCCGACATTGGACCGGGCCAGAAAGTCTTCTATGAGCCGAACACCGATGTTGTAACCCCTGTGAATGTACAAAAGAACAACAGCTACAGAGTGGGAAATGTGTAGCTTTAGAAAGACATCCaacatttataaaagaaaagagcggagaaaaaaaatttaaatctgagAAATATCAGTATTAAATAAAATTCAGTCTGCCAGGCTTTTATTTTTAGGGCAGCACCCAGCCGTGCCACACTGTGAACCCGAGCTCCTACAAGGCTCCGCTGCAGCAGATCCACTTACATTTTGTCAAGCTGCTTGTTGACGTCCTCATCATTCTCGTAGTCCTTGCACAGCTGGGTGACCAGAGCGCCGTACGTCAGCGTGAAGAGCTCCGAGTTCTAGACAGAGGCAAAAAGGATTTAGtacaagcagaagagaaaactgaCTGAGCACTGCCGCATCTGTGTCCAGCGCTGCTTCCATCGGCCTGGAGAGGGGGAACAGAAACCTGCTGTCTCAAAGGAATGTGCTGCTTAATAAGGAGAGATCCCCATTCATATTTTGGCAAGGCAACTTCAGTCTCCTTAGAAAGAGAAATTCTCTTTGACTAGGAACGACTGAGCACTTTCTTTGTCTCCCTCTCTCCACACACAAAGCACTTCCCATTAATAGGTCCGGAATCTGACCTGAAGAGGCAAACCAGGAGGCTGCTGCCCCCCTGTAGCCATTCTTGGCAACTCCTGTCAGCTGCCAATTAGCATTTCTCTGCTGTAACAAGCACATCCCCAGATAACTGCAATGACACCTCCAGGTCATTTTGTGTGCCACCGACCACCTCCCGGATGGCTAAACGTGCAGCTGACGGCGACCTGAATTTATTTCGACCACTGACCTAGAGATGCAAACTGGCTCAAGCTGCCGTTATCTGTGTTTCATGAACGCTCTGCAAACAGGCAACACTCGTTAGGCTCCACTTCTGCTCCTTTCAAGGGGACAAAAAATGCTTGTCCATTCAGATTTATTACATTCTGCCACCAAGAAAAAACAAGACTCATCTGGTGCCTAGAAAGTTATCTAAGCACATAATTTGCTTCATACATTAAAATCAGCTCCTCATACCCAGAAGAGGAACAGCAAGGATGATTTCAGGTCGGGTCAGCAGATCTGTGTTGTGCACATCCTCTTTCTGTGCCTGGCTAGGATCAAAGTTACTCGGCTTTCTTTGCACTGTTGCCTGATTTGCAGAAAAACACCGAGGGAAGAGTCTCCTCCCCCAGCCATCCCTCTCACCAGATCCTCAACTTGAAGCAACTACGTCAAAGTGCATTTTCCTGGGAGCCATTAAGCCAGACCAGTCATTAAAggctgcaaaacaaaaagctaCAACAGGCTTTAGCTTTCCACAGAACCTGAAGTGTTTTCAGGAACAAATAAACCATcatcatttatttctgctttcagttttagCATTCGGAAACATTACAGAGAGACTAATCCCAGATTAAAAGCCTATCACCTACCATGAGATGCATAGATGCAGAAGGTGAAATGAATGGCAAATACCAATACTACAGAATgaaagcagcaggcaggcagaaaggaagggaaaagagacaACATCAGAGTTAAGTGACAACACTGATCGCACTTCAAGATTACAGAAAGCAAGACAAACACAAGGAGGAATCAATCCCAGACGGCAACATTCAACAAATAGAAATCTGCTTTGTTAGAAGACACAGGGAATTCCACCTTGTCATTGTAAGAGAACCAGTGAGACCCCTCGGTACTTTTGCCCAATTTTAGATCTAAAGAATTGGTACATTCTTTGGTTTCTTTACTTACAATTCTGCTTTTGTCTTGGAAAGATAAAGGTTGCACAAGTTCACATCACTCAAGAGCAACCGACAAGGCGGAAGTCTCCTGTAGCTCAACTGGCAGAGTCAGACGTTTGGCAGAGAATTTAACAAACATGCAAAAAAGGTTAGGCTATTTTTAAGGATTTCAGTAATTTTAGTAAAGACAGGGCTTGGCAGCCAGAGAAAGTAGGGGTGAATGGATGGAGGAAATCCGCTGTTACCGGTCCAAGGTGTTGTCATTTACTGTACAAAGCCATGACACCGTCACCTGCTCTTATCAGCCCCA
This window harbors:
- the TRAPPC3 gene encoding trafficking protein particle complex subunit 3 isoform X2 — translated: MSRQAGRGTESKKMNSELFTLTYGALVTQLCKDYENDEDVNKQLDKMGYNIGVRLIEDFLARSNVGRCHDFRETADVIAKIAFKMYLGITPSITNWSPGGDEFSLILENNPLVDFVELPDNHSSLIYSNLLCGVLRGALEMVQMAVDVKFVQDTLKGDSVTEIRMKFIRRIEDNLPAGEE
- the TRAPPC3 gene encoding trafficking protein particle complex subunit 3 isoform X1; the encoded protein is MSRQAGRGTESKKMNSELFTLTYGALVTQLCKDYENDEDVNKQLDKMGYNIGVRLIEDFLARSNVGRCHDFRETADVIAKIAFKMYLGITPSITNWSPGGDEFSLILENNPLVDFVELPDNHSSLIYSNLLCGVLRGALEMVSQGLSSSETEIRTTKVQMAVDVKFVQDTLKGDSVTEIRMKFIRRIEDNLPAGEE